From Paracoccus suum, the proteins below share one genomic window:
- a CDS encoding Rrf2 family transcriptional regulator, whose amino-acid sequence MKLSTKGRYAVVALVDLAMLKGDEPASLAEISRRQDISLPYLEQLFVRLRRAGLVKSARGPGGGYRLSRPAEEINLVDVLSAVDETVSALHVGAGASGAISGSLAQSLSNRLWQSLSAHVYVFLHNTTLSDVARNRLLPCPAVPELLSVVDD is encoded by the coding sequence ATGAAGCTGTCCACGAAGGGCCGTTATGCGGTGGTGGCGCTGGTTGACCTCGCCATGCTGAAGGGCGACGAGCCTGCCTCGCTGGCCGAAATCTCGCGCCGCCAGGACATTTCGCTACCTTATCTGGAGCAGCTTTTCGTCCGCCTGAGGCGCGCCGGGCTGGTGAAGTCGGCCCGCGGACCGGGCGGCGGCTACCGCCTTTCGCGTCCGGCGGAGGAGATCAACTTGGTCGACGTGCTGTCCGCCGTGGATGAGACCGTCAGCGCGCTGCATGTCGGTGCCGGTGCCTCCGGCGCCATCTCGGGCAGCCTCGCACAATCTCTGTCGAACCGGCTGTGGCAAAGCCTCAGCGCGCATGTCTATGTGTTCCTGCACAACACCACGCTGTCGGATGTCGCCCGGAACCGCCTTCTGCCCTGCCCCGCTGTCCCTGAGCTTTTGTCGGTGGTCGACGACTAA
- a CDS encoding OsmC family protein, whose product MTTKRGSARWQGDIRGGTGQISTESGALNKQPYGFNTRFEGVTGTNPEELIAAAHAACFSMALSKALGDAGVTDPVIETTAAVTLEKDGDGFSITRSALTSKVSAASGDEETIRTAAEGAKSGCPVSKLLNAEVTLDLTVG is encoded by the coding sequence ATGACCACGAAACGCGGCTCGGCCCGCTGGCAGGGCGACATTCGCGGCGGCACCGGGCAGATCTCGACAGAGTCCGGCGCGCTGAACAAGCAGCCTTACGGCTTCAACACCCGCTTCGAAGGCGTGACCGGCACCAACCCGGAGGAGCTGATCGCCGCCGCCCACGCAGCCTGCTTTTCGATGGCGCTCTCGAAGGCGCTTGGCGATGCCGGGGTCACCGACCCGGTGATCGAGACGACCGCCGCCGTGACGCTGGAAAAGGATGGCGACGGCTTCAGCATCACCCGCTCGGCCCTCACCTCCAAGGTGTCGGCGGCGTCGGGCGATGAAGAAACGATCCGCACCGCCGCCGAGGGCGCGAAAAGCGGTTGCCCGGTCAGCAAACTGCTGAATGCCGAGGTGACGCTGGACCTGACCGTCGGTTGA
- a CDS encoding ferredoxin--NADP reductase, translated as MNQTIAIAAPKVTMPDTQTVTSVTHWTDRLFSFRCTRPASLRFRSGEFVMIGLAGENGKPLLRAYSIASPNWDDELEFYSIKVPDGPLTSRLQHIRVGDPIVLRPKPVGTLVHDALLPGERLWLLATGTGLAPFASLIRDPETYERFGTVVLMHTCREASELEYGRRLVESLKDDPLIGEMVEGRLLYYPTTTREASPRMGRITDNLTSGKVFADLGLPAMTPGTDRAMICGSLAFNLDVKAVLEGLGLNEGANSEPREFVVEKAFVGDGI; from the coding sequence GTGAACCAGACCATCGCCATTGCCGCCCCGAAGGTGACCATGCCTGACACGCAGACCGTCACCTCGGTCACCCACTGGACCGACAGGCTGTTCAGCTTTCGCTGTACGCGGCCCGCCTCGCTGCGGTTCCGCTCGGGCGAGTTCGTGATGATCGGTCTTGCCGGCGAGAACGGCAAGCCGCTGCTCCGGGCCTATTCCATCGCCTCGCCCAACTGGGATGACGAGTTGGAGTTCTATTCGATCAAGGTGCCGGACGGGCCGCTGACCTCGCGCCTCCAGCATATCCGGGTGGGCGATCCGATCGTTCTGCGCCCCAAGCCGGTCGGCACACTGGTCCACGACGCTCTGCTGCCGGGGGAGCGGCTGTGGCTGCTGGCGACCGGCACGGGCCTTGCGCCCTTCGCCTCGTTGATTCGCGATCCCGAGACCTATGAGCGGTTCGGCACGGTCGTGCTGATGCACACTTGCCGCGAGGCGTCCGAACTGGAATACGGCCGCCGCCTGGTCGAGAGCCTGAAGGACGATCCGCTGATCGGCGAGATGGTCGAGGGCAGGCTGCTGTATTACCCGACCACCACGCGGGAGGCCTCGCCCCGCATGGGCCGGATCACCGACAACCTGACCTCGGGCAAGGTGTTTGCCGATCTGGGCCTGCCGGCGATGACGCCTGGGACGGACCGGGCGATGATCTGCGGCAGCCTGGCCTTTAACCTCGACGTCAAGGCTGTGCTGGAAGGGTTAGGCCTGAACGAAGGGGCCAACAGCGAGCCGCGCGAGTTCGTGGTCGAAAAGGCCTTCGTCGGCGACGGGATCTGA
- a CDS encoding disulfide bond formation protein B, which translates to MRTATARQIMLLAGLLSGLLLATVFGFQYAGYPPCELCILQRWPHVAALALGIVAWFMPGRTSARALAWAGVIVMLACAGIAFYHAGVEWKWWAGPAQCSGGASNIGSLSVDQLMAKINAAPVVRCDEPALLILGFSMAAWNVVASLLLAGLWSVAARRLR; encoded by the coding sequence ATGCGAACGGCAACGGCACGGCAGATCATGCTTCTTGCGGGGCTTCTCTCGGGGCTGCTGCTCGCAACGGTGTTCGGCTTTCAATATGCCGGCTACCCGCCCTGCGAGTTGTGCATCCTGCAACGCTGGCCGCATGTAGCGGCGCTGGCGCTGGGGATCGTTGCCTGGTTCATGCCTGGGCGGACCAGTGCCCGTGCGCTCGCCTGGGCCGGGGTGATCGTGATGCTGGCCTGCGCGGGCATCGCCTTCTACCACGCGGGGGTCGAGTGGAAATGGTGGGCCGGTCCCGCGCAATGCAGCGGCGGCGCCAGCAACATCGGCAGCCTCAGCGTCGATCAGCTGATGGCGAAGATCAACGCCGCCCCCGTCGTGCGCTGCGACGAGCCGGCGCTGCTGATCCTGGGCTTCAGCATGGCCGCCTGGAACGTGGTTGCCTCGCTGCTGCTGGCGGGCCTCTGGTCGGTCGCGGCGCGCCGCCTGCGCTGA
- a CDS encoding alpha/beta hydrolase: protein MPELIFPGPEGRLEARYHPQPARDAPIAIVLHPHPQYGGTMNNRVVYNLHYAFHRMGFTVMRFNFRGVGRSQGEYDQGIGELSDAASALDYLQAMNPNSKHCWVAGFSFGAWIGMQLLMRRPEITGFVSVAPPANMYDFTFLAPCPASGLIINGTADRVAVPKDTATLVGKLREQKGITVTHEIVDGADHFFRDDEAHMKPMIDTVQSYVRRRLTETTR from the coding sequence ATGCCCGAACTGATCTTTCCCGGCCCCGAGGGCCGCCTAGAGGCGCGCTATCATCCCCAGCCTGCCCGCGATGCCCCCATTGCCATCGTCCTGCATCCGCACCCGCAATATGGCGGGACGATGAACAACCGCGTGGTCTACAATCTGCACTACGCGTTCCACCGTATGGGCTTCACGGTGATGCGGTTCAACTTCCGGGGCGTCGGGCGCAGCCAGGGCGAATACGACCAGGGCATTGGCGAGTTGTCGGACGCGGCATCGGCGCTCGATTACCTGCAGGCGATGAATCCCAACAGCAAGCACTGCTGGGTCGCAGGCTTCAGCTTCGGCGCATGGATCGGCATGCAGCTGTTGATGCGCCGCCCCGAGATCACGGGCTTTGTCAGCGTCGCGCCGCCCGCGAACATGTATGACTTCACTTTTCTTGCGCCGTGCCCGGCTTCGGGGCTGATCATCAACGGTACCGCGGACCGCGTGGCCGTGCCCAAGGATACAGCGACGCTGGTCGGCAAGCTGCGCGAGCAGAAGGGTATCACTGTCACCCACGAGATCGTTGACGGTGCGGACCACTTCTTCCGGGACGACGAAGCCCACATGAAGCCGATGATCGACACGGTGCAGAGCTATGTGCGCCGCCGCCTGACCGAGACGACGCGCTGA
- a CDS encoding DMT family transporter, with protein sequence MFELAALGAALCWAVTGLVGAGPARAVGPTAFGFYRQGMVTLMLGAVTLVTGGWQSVTGHDAAWLALSGLVGVFLGDTLLFFSLVRLGPRRAGALFALNAPMAALLGRVVLGETLPPQGWAGVALCAVGVAVAVLGRPGRSGTHSFEAVRGRVWIGVTFGLLAALGQAGGSLIARPVMAAGQVDAMTASLIRVGIAVVCSSILVSLPIRQFRPQARLTLRLGAQIAASGVLAMLIGMTLLLFALSGGKVGIVSTLSALSPVLILPVLWIVTGARPSATSWAGAAMATVGMALIFLR encoded by the coding sequence ATGTTCGAGTTGGCGGCACTGGGCGCGGCGCTGTGCTGGGCCGTGACGGGATTGGTCGGGGCTGGCCCCGCGCGGGCGGTGGGTCCCACCGCTTTCGGCTTTTACCGGCAAGGGATGGTAACGCTGATGCTGGGCGCGGTGACGCTGGTCACCGGCGGCTGGCAGTCGGTCACCGGCCATGACGCCGCCTGGCTCGCCCTCTCGGGGCTTGTCGGCGTTTTCCTGGGCGACACGCTGCTGTTCTTTTCGCTGGTCCGGCTCGGACCGCGCCGCGCGGGGGCGCTGTTTGCACTGAACGCGCCCATGGCCGCCCTGCTCGGCCGTGTGGTTCTGGGCGAAACCCTGCCGCCGCAGGGCTGGGCCGGGGTCGCGCTCTGCGCCGTCGGGGTGGCGGTGGCGGTCCTCGGCCGTCCGGGCCGCAGCGGCACCCACAGCTTCGAGGCGGTGCGCGGCCGGGTCTGGATCGGCGTCACCTTCGGCCTGTTGGCCGCTTTGGGACAGGCTGGCGGCTCGCTAATCGCGCGGCCGGTCATGGCGGCGGGGCAGGTTGATGCCATGACCGCCTCGCTGATCCGGGTCGGGATCGCGGTTGTCTGCTCTTCGATCCTCGTCTCGCTGCCAATCAGGCAATTCCGCCCGCAAGCGCGGCTGACCCTGCGCCTCGGTGCTCAGATTGCGGCCTCGGGAGTCCTCGCGATGCTGATCGGGATGACGCTGCTGCTGTTTGCGCTGTCAGGCGGCAAGGTCGGGATTGTCTCGACCCTGTCGGCGCTCTCGCCAGTGCTGATTCTGCCGGTGCTCTGGATCGTGACCGGGGCACGGCCCTCGGCGACGTCATGGGCGGGGGCGGCGATGGCGACCGTCGGGATGGCGCTGATCTTCCTGCGCTGA